In the Gossypium arboreum isolate Shixiya-1 chromosome 10, ASM2569848v2, whole genome shotgun sequence genome, one interval contains:
- the LOC108488836 gene encoding BTB/POZ domain-containing protein At5g03250, with product MASMTMKLGSKSEVFHRDGQTWLCSTGLPSDLVVEVGEMAFHLHKFPLLSRSQVIENRINDYSSEDDEKCVLQFHDLPGGAKTFLLVAKFCYGIRLELTALNIVGIRCAAEYLQMTKDRGDGNLIMLSESFLNEMFGHWTDTIKALETCKEFLPYSEELHIFSRCIDSLAMKACADTNLFSWPLPENGIAQCPEGNHVLWNGICSTAKPQPLSEDWWYEDASLLRLSSYKRLILAVESRGMKPERIAGSVVHYAKRHLSLLCRQSSFQGRNHAAPRSLVSHPSDADQRNLLEEIVALVPTQKGATPTNFLLRLLRTSMVLQARPSCQDKLEKQIGAQLDQAALEDLLIPNIGYSMETLYDIDCVQRILDHFARVDNEPLDPSNYIIDEGQLMGGSHPLTPMTMVATLVDGYLAEVAPDVNLKLPKFQSLAAVIPDYARPLNDGIYRAIDIYLKAHPWLTDSEREQICSLMNCQKLTLEASTHATQNERLPLRVIVQVLFFEQLRLRTSIAGWLFVTDNLENSQNPNGNLDNAGNNTRVGAVRDHLVEADDIMERVSVLEKECSGMKEELEKLVKAKRGWNLFLKKLGFRSKSKSIDPKTVKSCLLIQKNQSP from the exons ATGGCAAGCATGACCATGAAGTTGGGATCGAAATCAGAAGTCTTTCACCGTGACGGCCAAACCTG GTTGTGCTCGACAGGTCTTCCGAGCGATCTTGTTGTCGAAGTAGGAGAAATGGCCTTCCATCTTCACAAG TTTCCTTTGCTGTCAAGAAGCCAAGTAATTGAGAATCGAATTAACGATTATTCCAGTGAGGATGACGAAAAGTGTGTCCTGCAATTTCATGACTTACCTGGTGGAGCCAAGACCTTTTTGCTTGTAGCCAAATTCTGCTATGGCATCAGATTAGAGCTCACTGCGCTGAATATAGTAGGTATTCGTTGTGCTGCCGAGTATCTTCAAATGACTAAAGATCGCGGGGATGGAAATCTTATAATGCTAAGCGAAAGTTTTCTGAACGAAATGTTTGGTCATTGGACGGACACGATCAAAGCTCTTGAAACCTGCAAAGAGTTTCTACCGTATTCAGAAGAGCTTCATATTTTTTCGCGATGCATTGATTCCTTGGCAATGAAAGCTTGTGCTGATACGAATTTGTTTAGTTGGCCTCTGCCGGAAAACGGCATCGCACAATGTCCTGAAGGCAATCATGTCTTATGGAATGGAATATGTTCGACAGCCAAACCACAACCATTGAGTGAGGATTGGTGGTATGAAGATGCGTCCTTGCTTAGATTATCGTCGTATAAAAGGTTGATTCTAGCTGTCGAATCAAGAGGCATGAAGCCAGAGAGGATTGCCGGTTCCGTTGTCCACTACGCTAAGAGGCATCTTTCGTTGTTGTGTAGGCAATCAAGCTTTCAGGGCCGAAACCATGCAGCCCCTAGATCACTTGTGTCTCACCCATCCGATGCAGATCAAAGGAATCTCCTTGAAGAAATAGTGGCATTGGTACCCACTCAAAAGGGTGCCACCCCAACAAATTTCTTGTTGAGGCTTCTCCGAACATCAATGGTTTTACAGGCGAGGCCATCGTGTCAAGACAAGCTAGAGAAACAGATTGGGGCTCAGCTGGATCAAGCTGCTTTGGAAGATCTTCTGATACCGAATATCGGGTACTCCATGGAAACCCTTTACGACATTGACTGTGTTCAGCGGATTCTTGATCATTTTGCTCGCGTAGATAACGAGCCGCTCGACCCTTCGAATTATATCATTGATGAGGGGCAGCTTATGGGAGGTTCCCATCCATTGACCCCAATGACAATGGTGGCTACCTTGGTGGATGGATACCTGGCTGAAGTGGCACCTGATGTTAATTTGAAGTTGCCAAAGTTTCAGTCACTTGCTGCTGTTATTCCCGATTATGCCAGACCATTAAACGACGGAATTTATCGTGCAATCGACATATACCTTAAG GCACATCCATGGCTGACAGATTCCGAGAGGGAACAAATATGCAGCCTTATGAACTGCCAGAAGCTCACATTGGAAGCCAGTACTCACGCAACCCAGAACGAGAGGCTACCACTCCGAGTCATTGTCCAAGTCCTATTTTTTGAACAACTTCGGCTTCGCACATCCATTGCCGGTTGGTTATTTGTCACGGACAACCTCGAAAACTCACAAAATCCAAATGGGAATCTCGATAACGCTGGAAACAACACACGTGTTGGAGCTGTTCGAGACCATTTGGTGGAGGCTGATGACATAATGGAGCGGGTTTCGGTACTTGAGAAAGAATGCTCGGGCATGAAGGAAGAACTTGAAAAGTTGGTGAAAGCAAAGCGTGGTTGGAACCTTTTCTTGAAAAAATTGGGGTTTCGATCGAAGTCTAAGTCCATTGATCCGAAAACGGTAAAAAGCTGCCTTCTGATTCAAAAAAATCAAAGCCCCTAG
- the LOC108487041 gene encoding dolichyl-diphosphooligosaccharide--protein glycosyltransferase subunit 1B-like isoform X2, which translates to MEAWIRARVTLALTLFALLFFVSRSSPPLQFVISNAERRIDLSSHIINVHLTLKVENTGTRPASEVVLALTPTEVDHLAMVDALAIKGKRKKTTSVRLEVKPTELPDAPPIDAKYFTIYLADPLNSGESTTLEVLYVFTHFLEPFPAEIAQSESQLVFYHDTALILSPYHIKQQTTFIKTPSTKVESFIRVEPTKRVGTEIKYGPYEDCPPYSISPIHVHFENNSPFAVVEELVQEIEISHWGNIQVTGHYTLVHAGARHKGVFSRVDYQSRQFSNGASSFRYLLARLPARVHSVYYRDEIGNISSSHLRTNSLKSELEIEPRYPLFGGWKATFVIGYGLPLQDFLFESSDDKRYLNFTFGCPLIGMVVDKLTIKVVLPEGSTDPSPVVPFPVEHRLEL; encoded by the exons ATGGAGGCTTGGATCAGAGCTAGAGTAACCTTAGCTCTCACTTTATTCGCTCTTTTATTCTTCGTCTCCAGATCTTCTCCTCCACTTCAATTTGTAATCTCCAACGCCGAGCGTAGA ATTGACTTGAGCTCCCACATTATTAATGTTCACTTGACTTTGAAG GTCGAGAATACTGGTACTAGACCTGCTTCAGAAGTTGTTCTTGCTTTGACCCCCACTGAAGTTGACCATCTAGCAATGGTTGATGCATTAGCAATTAAAGGAAAGCGGAAGAAGACTACTTCAGTTCGTCTTGAAGTAAAACCAACTGAACTGCCTGATGCACCACCTATTGACGctaaatattttactatttatttggcTGATCCATTAAATTCAGGAGAAAGCACAACGCTGGAAGTGTTGTACGTGTTCACGCACTTCCTAGAGCCTTTTCCAGCAGAGATAGCCCAATCAGAATCTCAGTTAGTATTTTATCATGATACTGCATTAATATTGTCGCCGTATCATATTAAGCAACAAACAACTTTTATTAAGACACCAAGTACCAAGGTCGAATCGTTCATAAGGGTGGAACCTACAAAGCGTGTCGGCACTGAAATAAAGTATGGGCCATATGAGGACTGTCCTCCATACTCTATTTCTCCAATTCATGTACACTTTGAGAATAATAGCCCATTTGCTGTCGTTGAAGAGCTTGTTCAGGAAATCGAAATATCACATTGGGGCAACATTCAGGTCACAGGGCATTACACGTTAGTTCATGCAGGTGCCCGTCACAAAGGTGTTTTTTCAAG GGTTGATTACCAATCAAGGCAATTTTCTAATGGTGCATCTTCATTTAGATACCTTCTGGCAAGATTACCAGCTAGGGTTCATTCTGTCTACTACCGGGATGAAATAGGAAACATCTCATCCTCACATCTGCGTACAAATTCTTTGAAG TCGGAGCTGGAAATTGAGCCACGTTATCCTTTATTTGGAGGTTGGAAAGCAACTTTTGTTATTGGTTATGGGCTACCATTACAAGATTTTCTTTTCGAGTCATCTGATGACAAGCGTTACCTTAACTTTACCTTTGGATGCCCCCTTATTGGGATGGTGGTTGACAAGTTAACCATAAAA GTTGTGCTACC